From Methylocystis sp. ATCC 49242, one genomic window encodes:
- a CDS encoding MFS transporter — protein sequence MSVDQIDEDAMRVGRLACACPPGADREAVTDNRAILAAGFGLAVLAQALTLTVLPEQSRLLAPTAERMGWPFALLLIGAALATFPAAMLVDAFGRRAAFGLGASLGAAGGALCAFSLTRGNFFALCLGAFWLGLAQGFALFYRHIAAQGSARGGLVVLAGGAGAALAAPLVVSVTGSPGATLLAAAALHIVALALSVRLPHALRGEAASHAQGRLSGRFALATLAGAVAWFAMAAGMLHGPLTLAVCSAGPALIGSAMGWHLFAMYGPAALAARWPSLFPPIPVAAAGLLIMFAGAGAIYAGASIASVAAGLIAIGVGWSLVNVATLRMLHEAARPPRAALALHDFCLLGAAAAGALMF from the coding sequence GTGAGCGTCGATCAAATCGACGAAGACGCCATGCGCGTCGGGCGCCTCGCCTGCGCCTGTCCGCCCGGCGCCGACCGTGAAGCCGTCACCGACAATCGCGCGATCCTCGCGGCGGGCTTCGGCCTCGCGGTTCTGGCGCAGGCGCTGACGCTGACGGTTCTGCCGGAGCAGAGCCGACTTCTTGCGCCGACGGCCGAGCGCATGGGCTGGCCTTTCGCGCTGCTGCTCATCGGCGCGGCGCTGGCGACCTTTCCGGCGGCGATGCTCGTGGACGCTTTCGGCCGTCGCGCGGCTTTCGGCCTCGGCGCGAGTCTCGGCGCGGCGGGCGGGGCGCTTTGCGCCTTCTCGCTGACGCGGGGGAATTTCTTCGCTCTCTGCCTCGGCGCCTTCTGGCTCGGACTCGCGCAGGGCTTTGCGCTCTTCTATCGGCACATCGCCGCGCAGGGCTCCGCGCGCGGCGGGCTCGTCGTGCTCGCGGGCGGGGCGGGGGCGGCGCTGGCGGCGCCGCTTGTCGTCTCCGTCACGGGAAGCCCCGGGGCGACGCTGCTTGCCGCTGCGGCGCTACATATCGTGGCGCTCGCCCTGTCGGTGCGATTGCCGCACGCGCTGCGCGGCGAGGCCGCTTCGCACGCGCAGGGGCGGCTGTCCGGGCGCTTCGCGCTCGCCACGCTCGCCGGCGCGGTCGCCTGGTTCGCCATGGCGGCGGGCATGCTGCATGGGCCGCTGACGCTCGCCGTCTGCTCCGCCGGGCCGGCTCTCATCGGCAGCGCGATGGGCTGGCATCTCTTCGCGATGTATGGGCCGGCCGCGCTCGCCGCGCGCTGGCCATCGCTGTTTCCGCCCATTCCCGTCGCGGCGGCCGGGCTCCTCATCATGTTCGCCGGCGCGGGCGCAATTTACGCGGGCGCCTCGATTGCGAGCGTTGCGGCGGGGCTCATCGCCATCGGCGTCGGCTGGTCGCTCGTCAATGTCGCGACGCTGCGGATGCTTCATGAAGCGGCGCGTCCGCCGCGCGCCGCTCTCGCGCTGCACGACTTCTGCCTGCTCGGCGCGGCGGCGGCAGGCGCGCTCATGTTCTGA
- the ccoS gene encoding cbb3-type cytochrome oxidase assembly protein CcoS, with amino-acid sequence MTVLLFLIPLAVLLGLVALVAFMWSLRSGQFDDLDGAAHRVLMDDDIEDEK; translated from the coding sequence ATGACCGTTCTCCTCTTCCTCATTCCGCTCGCCGTGCTGCTCGGCCTCGTCGCTCTCGTCGCCTTCATGTGGTCGTTGAGAAGCGGACAATTCGACGATCTCGACGGCGCGGCGCATCGCGTGCTGATGGACGACGACATCGAGGACGAGAAGTGA
- a CDS encoding heavy metal translocating P-type ATPase, producing the protein MAAAFDFEAFVTRAGDGARRFEAAIDGMTCAACIGEIESGLRDLPGLESARVNYTNRRLALEWRDDGFDLAGVFERLRRMGYTLHPFELAESEREETETSRWLLRCLAIAGFASMNIMLLSVGVWVGGDIDPETRDLFHGVSALIALPAAAFAGQPFFRSAFAALRAGRLNMDVPISLGVLLALGMSVYETVTHAEHAYFDSAAMLLTFLLLGRFLDHAMRRKTRAVAANLAALRAPLACRLSAEGAETLVPLAQIRPGDVVLVRPGERLPVDGVVASGASQLDESLITGETDRRAVAAGDQVYAGSMNYDGALMLRVAAAGGATLLDDIERLLEKATNARSRYVRLADRVSRLYAPMVHVAALATALFWLARGATFHDALVTAICVLIITCPCALALAVPAVQVVTSGALFRSGVLLNSADAIERLAEADAIVFDKTGTLTAPEPRVVNAAEIDASTLDLAARLARASSHPLARAVAQERPAAAALEAREAHGLGVAALVDGTEARLGSPNYCGMAEEVARLGALDADISLVAFRHDDTRALFQVRQVLRSDAVGSVANLKARGFSIEILSGDRAEAVEKVARALDVADWRGALRPADKVARLDALRAEGRKVLMIGDGLNDAPALASAYVSISPIDATQITQAAADAVFLGERLAPVLTTIDLARRARALMRQNLGLSVLYNVLAVPLAMAGLLTPLIAAAAMSGSSILVTLNAMRGGKASTAGNQPAEGISSRRDAFAQYEAPAE; encoded by the coding sequence ATGGCTGCTGCTTTCGACTTTGAAGCTTTCGTCACGCGCGCCGGGGACGGCGCGCGGCGCTTCGAGGCCGCCATCGACGGCATGACCTGCGCCGCCTGCATAGGCGAAATCGAAAGCGGCTTGCGCGACCTTCCCGGACTGGAGTCGGCGCGCGTCAATTACACCAACCGCCGCCTTGCGCTCGAGTGGCGCGATGACGGCTTCGACCTTGCGGGCGTCTTCGAGCGCCTGCGACGTATGGGCTACACGCTGCATCCTTTCGAGCTTGCGGAAAGCGAGCGGGAGGAAACGGAGACCTCGCGCTGGCTGCTCAGATGCCTCGCCATCGCCGGCTTCGCGTCGATGAACATCATGCTGCTCTCCGTCGGCGTGTGGGTAGGCGGCGACATCGATCCCGAGACGCGCGATCTTTTCCATGGCGTCTCGGCGCTGATCGCCCTGCCGGCGGCGGCCTTCGCGGGTCAGCCGTTTTTCAGAAGCGCCTTCGCCGCGCTTCGGGCCGGGCGCCTCAATATGGACGTGCCGATTTCGCTCGGCGTGCTGCTCGCGCTCGGCATGTCGGTCTATGAGACGGTGACCCACGCGGAGCACGCCTATTTCGACAGCGCGGCGATGCTGCTGACCTTCCTGCTGCTGGGGCGCTTTCTCGATCACGCCATGCGCCGCAAGACGCGCGCCGTCGCCGCCAATCTCGCGGCCCTGCGCGCGCCGCTCGCCTGCAGATTGTCGGCGGAAGGCGCGGAGACGCTCGTGCCGCTCGCGCAGATCAGGCCCGGCGACGTCGTGCTCGTGCGTCCCGGCGAGCGTTTGCCGGTGGACGGCGTCGTAGCCTCGGGCGCCTCGCAGCTCGACGAAAGCCTCATCACCGGCGAGACGGATCGCCGCGCGGTCGCTGCGGGCGATCAGGTCTACGCCGGCAGCATGAATTACGACGGCGCCCTCATGCTGCGCGTGGCCGCCGCTGGCGGCGCCACTTTGCTCGACGACATCGAGCGGCTGCTGGAGAAAGCCACCAACGCCCGCTCGCGCTATGTGCGGCTCGCCGATCGCGTGTCGCGGCTCTATGCGCCGATGGTGCATGTCGCGGCTTTGGCGACGGCGCTGTTCTGGCTCGCGCGCGGCGCGACTTTCCACGACGCGCTGGTGACGGCGATCTGCGTGCTCATCATCACCTGTCCCTGCGCGCTGGCGCTCGCCGTGCCGGCCGTGCAGGTCGTCACGAGCGGGGCGCTCTTCCGCTCGGGCGTGCTGCTCAACAGCGCCGACGCCATCGAGCGTCTGGCCGAGGCCGACGCCATCGTTTTCGACAAGACCGGCACGTTGACCGCGCCGGAGCCGCGCGTCGTCAACGCGGCTGAAATCGACGCGTCCACGCTCGATCTCGCCGCGCGTCTCGCCCGCGCGAGCAGCCATCCGCTCGCTCGCGCGGTCGCGCAGGAGCGGCCCGCCGCCGCGGCGCTGGAGGCGCGCGAGGCGCATGGGCTCGGCGTCGCGGCGCTGGTCGATGGGACCGAGGCGCGGCTGGGTTCGCCGAATTATTGCGGGATGGCGGAAGAAGTCGCGCGGTTGGGCGCGCTCGACGCCGACATTTCGCTCGTCGCTTTCCGTCATGACGACACGCGCGCGCTGTTTCAGGTGCGGCAGGTCTTGCGCAGCGACGCGGTCGGGTCCGTCGCCAATCTGAAAGCGCGCGGCTTCTCGATTGAAATCCTCTCCGGCGACCGCGCTGAGGCTGTCGAAAAGGTCGCCCGCGCGCTCGATGTCGCCGACTGGCGCGGCGCGCTGAGGCCCGCCGACAAGGTCGCGCGGCTCGACGCGCTGCGCGCGGAAGGGCGCAAGGTTCTCATGATCGGCGACGGGCTGAACGACGCGCCGGCCTTGGCGAGCGCTTACGTCTCGATTTCGCCCATCGACGCGACGCAGATCACCCAGGCCGCCGCGGACGCCGTGTTTCTCGGCGAACGCCTCGCGCCCGTGCTGACGACGATCGATCTCGCGCGCCGCGCCCGCGCGCTGATGCGGCAGAACCTCGGGCTTTCGGTTCTCTACAATGTGCTCGCCGTGCCGCTCGCCATGGCGGGGCTTCTCACGCCGCTCATCGCCGCCGCCGCCATGTCGGGCTCGTCGATCCTCGTCACGCTCAATGCGATGCGCGGGGGCAAGGCCTCGACCGCAGGAAACCAGCCGGCGGAGGGGATAAGCTCGCGCCGCGACGCCTTCGCCCAATATGAGGCGCCGGCGGAATGA
- a CDS encoding FixH family protein: protein MSNMRRSRPEPQTDYEAGGRPLNGWKVLAMLVGFFVFVSSVNGVMIYYAIKTFSGEVVAHPYERGLAYNRDIAQARAQAARDWKVDVELTRNADMTEILVTARDANGAEITGVEMNAAFAAPADLSRDVRLRLEETAPGRFAGRAALPAGQRDLELSANLGGAQVFRSRNRVEVK, encoded by the coding sequence ATGAGCAATATGCGCAGATCAAGGCCGGAGCCACAGACCGATTACGAAGCCGGCGGCCGGCCGCTCAATGGATGGAAGGTGCTGGCGATGCTCGTCGGCTTCTTCGTCTTCGTCAGCAGCGTCAATGGCGTAATGATCTATTACGCCATCAAGACCTTCTCCGGCGAAGTCGTCGCCCATCCATATGAGCGCGGCCTCGCCTACAATCGCGACATTGCGCAGGCGCGCGCGCAGGCGGCGCGGGACTGGAAGGTGGATGTGGAGTTGACGCGCAACGCCGACATGACGGAAATCCTCGTCACCGCGCGCGACGCGAATGGCGCCGAAATCACAGGCGTCGAGATGAACGCCGCTTTCGCCGCGCCGGCTGACCTCTCCAGGGACGTTCGCCTCAGGCTCGAGGAGACGGCGCCGGGCCGTTTCGCCGGGAGGGCGGCGTTGCCTGCGGGTCAAAGAGATCTGGAGCTCAGCGCCAATCTCGGCGGCGCGCAGGTCTTCCGCTCCAGGAACCGCGTCGAGGTGAAATAG
- the ccoG gene encoding cytochrome c oxidase accessory protein CcoG, whose translation MSSADAHQPLLDEPFVEPEKRIYPKKVDGQFRRIKWGIQFATLAIYYFLPFVRWDRGPNAPSQAVLVDFPHRRFYFFFIEIWPQEVYYVTGLLILAALVLFLMNAVAGRIWCGYMCPQTVWTDFFMTTERWIEGDSRERMKLDSGPWTFEKIRKKVSKHFVWLLIAWWTGGAWVLYFADAPTLVYELATFQPGAGEAYLWIGILTFTTYVFAGVMREKLCLHACPWPRIQAALTDEYALNVTYRYDRGEPRMSLKQATAARAAGALAGDCVDCGQCVAVCPTGVDIRQGANLGCIQCGLCIDACDAVMEKVHRPARLIGYDTEMNIKRRECGETSIYRPIRVRTVAYAILILAIGGFMSVTLATRGDMSVSVLHDRNPLSVRLKDGGVRNGYTVRFSNKKSEPRHFTLAVAGVDARADVVGVEPDASGRVVIEVGPDQTRETRVLLATRGAAEKKGQTPVVFTVKDIDSGATIDAKDVFVWP comes from the coding sequence ATGTCCAGCGCAGACGCACATCAACCGCTCCTGGATGAACCCTTCGTCGAGCCCGAGAAGAGGATTTATCCCAAGAAGGTCGACGGCCAGTTCCGTCGCATCAAATGGGGCATCCAGTTCGCGACCCTCGCGATCTATTATTTCCTTCCCTTCGTGCGCTGGGATCGCGGGCCGAATGCGCCGTCGCAGGCCGTGCTCGTCGATTTCCCGCATCGGCGCTTCTATTTCTTCTTCATCGAGATCTGGCCGCAGGAAGTCTATTACGTCACGGGCCTCCTGATCCTCGCCGCGCTCGTGCTTTTCCTGATGAACGCCGTCGCGGGCCGCATCTGGTGCGGGTACATGTGTCCGCAGACGGTGTGGACCGATTTCTTCATGACCACGGAGCGCTGGATCGAAGGCGACTCGCGCGAGCGCATGAAGCTCGACTCCGGGCCGTGGACTTTCGAAAAGATCCGCAAGAAGGTCTCGAAACACTTCGTCTGGCTGCTCATCGCCTGGTGGACCGGCGGCGCCTGGGTGCTCTACTTCGCCGATGCGCCGACGCTCGTCTATGAGCTTGCGACCTTCCAGCCCGGCGCCGGCGAGGCCTATCTCTGGATCGGCATCCTCACCTTCACGACCTATGTCTTCGCGGGCGTGATGCGCGAGAAGCTTTGCCTGCACGCCTGTCCGTGGCCGCGCATTCAGGCGGCGCTGACCGACGAATATGCGCTCAACGTCACCTATCGCTACGATCGCGGCGAGCCGCGCATGTCGCTCAAGCAGGCGACCGCCGCGCGGGCCGCAGGGGCGCTGGCGGGCGATTGCGTCGACTGCGGCCAGTGCGTGGCGGTCTGTCCGACGGGCGTCGACATCCGCCAGGGGGCGAATCTCGGCTGCATCCAGTGCGGCCTGTGCATCGACGCCTGCGACGCCGTCATGGAGAAGGTTCACCGGCCGGCGCGCCTCATCGGCTATGACACGGAGATGAACATCAAGCGGCGCGAATGCGGCGAGACCTCGATCTATCGTCCCATCCGTGTGCGCACTGTCGCTTACGCCATTCTCATTCTCGCCATCGGCGGCTTCATGTCGGTGACGCTTGCGACGCGCGGCGACATGAGCGTCAGCGTGCTGCATGACCGCAATCCGCTCAGCGTTCGCCTGAAGGACGGCGGCGTGCGCAACGGTTATACTGTTCGCTTCTCCAACAAGAAGTCCGAACCGCGTCACTTTACCCTCGCCGTTGCCGGCGTCGACGCGCGCGCCGACGTCGTCGGGGTCGAACCCGACGCCAGCGGCCGCGTCGTCATCGAAGTCGGGCCGGATCAAACGCGCGAGACGCGCGTTCTACTTGCAACCCGCGGCGCGGCGGAGAAAAAGGGACAGACCCCCGTCGTCTTCACCGTGAAGGACATCGACAGCGGCGCGACAATCGACGCCAAGGATGTCTTCGTATGGCCGTGA
- the ccoP gene encoding cytochrome-c oxidase, cbb3-type subunit III, which yields MSQDAEHGKIRIDEHSGVPTTGHEWDGIEELNTPLPRWWVWTLWATIIWGIAYTVVYPAWPTFSGGTKGLFGWSSRDQVAQEMADLQETRGPILAKIKDASLEQIESNPELLAAARMVGKVAFATNCAACHGAGGQGAKGYANLNDDDWIWGGKLADIRQTIEHGVRWDADKATRTSAMPAFGRDGILTPEQISIVADHVRTYAETPDSDAPTAEGEKLYAENCAACHGVEGKGNPEMGAPALYDQVWLYGSDKPSIVARITNGGGGVMPAWKDKLDETTIKALTVYVHSLGGGQ from the coding sequence ATGTCTCAGGACGCTGAGCACGGAAAGATCAGGATCGACGAACACAGCGGGGTGCCGACGACCGGCCATGAATGGGACGGCATCGAGGAACTGAACACGCCGCTGCCGCGATGGTGGGTGTGGACCCTCTGGGCGACGATCATATGGGGGATCGCCTATACGGTCGTTTACCCGGCCTGGCCGACTTTTTCGGGCGGCACGAAGGGGCTGTTCGGCTGGAGCTCGCGCGATCAGGTGGCGCAGGAGATGGCCGATTTGCAGGAGACGCGCGGACCGATCCTCGCCAAGATCAAGGACGCCTCGCTCGAGCAGATCGAGTCCAATCCTGAACTGCTGGCGGCGGCGCGCATGGTCGGCAAGGTCGCCTTTGCGACGAACTGCGCCGCCTGCCACGGCGCGGGCGGGCAGGGCGCCAAGGGCTACGCCAACCTCAACGACGACGACTGGATCTGGGGCGGCAAGCTCGCGGACATCCGGCAGACGATCGAGCATGGCGTGCGCTGGGACGCCGACAAGGCGACGCGGACCTCCGCCATGCCGGCCTTCGGCCGCGACGGCATATTGACGCCGGAGCAGATCTCGATCGTCGCGGATCATGTGCGCACCTACGCCGAAACGCCGGACTCGGATGCGCCGACGGCTGAGGGCGAGAAGCTCTATGCCGAGAACTGCGCCGCCTGCCACGGCGTCGAGGGCAAGGGCAATCCCGAAATGGGCGCGCCCGCGCTTTATGACCAGGTCTGGCTTTATGGCTCCGACAAGCCGTCCATCGTCGCCCGCATCACCAATGGCGGCGGCGGCGTGATGCCGGCCTGGAAGGACAAGCTCGACGAAACGACCATCAAGGCGCTCACCGTCTACGTCCATTCGCTCGGCGGCGGGCAGTAG
- a CDS encoding cbb3-type cytochrome c oxidase subunit 3: MNGAAAEVVSTYEAWRAFAASWGLIFFGVIFLGVIAYVFWPSRKKSFDEAAEMPLREDDDDVSGR; encoded by the coding sequence ATGAACGGAGCAGCGGCCGAAGTCGTATCGACCTATGAAGCGTGGCGCGCATTCGCGGCGTCATGGGGTCTGATCTTCTTCGGCGTGATTTTCCTTGGCGTCATCGCCTACGTCTTCTGGCCCTCGCGCAAGAAGTCGTTCGATGAAGCAGCCGAAATGCCTTTGCGAGAGGATGACGACGATGTCTCAGGACGCTGA
- the ccoO gene encoding cytochrome-c oxidase, cbb3-type subunit II — MSQSTQHAPSSGGLQKLLETNSILLVVAILVLVSIGGVFEIVPLFYLKNTIEKVEGIRPYSPLELAGFNIYVREGCYTCHSQMIRPLRDEVERYGHYSLAAESMYDHPFQWGSKRNGPDIARVGGKYSNDWQRDHLRSPRSVVPSSIMPGYPFLATTPLKSEHIEEQMKTLRIVGVPYTDEQIENAQVDLKAQSGPDDPGAAAMQKRYPNAVLMDVASKGGVTEEDALIAYLQHLGVSVDFKLYDDKANIR, encoded by the coding sequence ATGTCGCAATCGACTCAACACGCGCCTTCCTCCGGCGGACTGCAAAAACTGCTGGAGACCAATTCGATCCTGCTCGTCGTCGCCATCCTCGTTCTGGTGTCGATCGGCGGCGTCTTCGAGATCGTGCCGCTCTTCTATCTGAAGAACACGATCGAGAAGGTCGAAGGGATTCGCCCCTATTCGCCGCTGGAGCTTGCGGGCTTCAACATCTACGTCCGCGAGGGCTGCTACACCTGCCATTCGCAGATGATCCGGCCCCTGCGCGACGAGGTGGAGCGGTATGGTCACTACTCGCTCGCCGCGGAGAGCATGTACGACCATCCCTTCCAGTGGGGCTCGAAGCGCAATGGTCCCGACATTGCGCGCGTCGGCGGCAAATATTCGAACGACTGGCAGCGCGACCATCTGCGCAGCCCGCGTTCGGTCGTGCCGAGCTCGATCATGCCGGGCTACCCGTTTCTCGCGACGACGCCGCTCAAATCGGAGCACATCGAAGAGCAGATGAAGACGCTGCGCATCGTCGGCGTGCCTTACACCGACGAGCAGATCGAGAACGCGCAAGTCGATCTCAAGGCGCAGAGCGGGCCGGACGATCCGGGCGCCGCCGCCATGCAGAAACGCTATCCCAACGCCGTCCTCATGGACGTCGCCTCCAAGGGCGGCGTGACCGAGGAGGACGCGCTCATCGCCTATCTGCAGCACCTCGGCGTCTCCGTGGACTTCAAGCTCTACGACGACAAGGCCAACATCAGGTGA
- the ccoN gene encoding cytochrome-c oxidase, cbb3-type subunit I — translation MERPPLISKRMTFGEISLSAIFAALAVATAYIATKAYTPAYAFHAATFSLGSVAAVVAILLRYRARPATLPPLVIDGRPNYNYGPIKFTSIAALFWGIAGFIVGLYLALELAFPVFNLDLPWINFGRLRPLHTSAVIFAFGGNVLLATSFYVMQRTSRARIAGDLAPWFIVLGYNFFILIAGTGYLLGITRSHEYAEPEWYAILWLVVVWVTYLLVYLVTLARRTEPHIYVANWFYLSFIVTIAVLVLGNNTEIPISIFSPHSVIVWSGVQDAMIQWWYGHNAVGFFLTTGFLGIMYYFIPKRTGRPIYSYRLSIVHFWSLIFLYIWAGPHHLHYTALPDWAQTLGMVFSVILWMPSWGGMINGLMTLSGAWDKLRTDPVLRMLVVSVAFYGMSTFEGPLMSVKAVNSLSHYTDWGIGHVHSGSLGWVAFVSFGALYCLIPWVFNRQLYSLKLVNWHFWVATIGIVFYITSMWVAGIMQGLMWRAYTPQGFLEYSFVETTEALHPEYIIRAIGGGLFLIGALIMVYNIYRTLASPALEPTSDIAAAPMPAE, via the coding sequence ATGGAGCGCCCACCTCTGATCTCGAAACGCATGACCTTCGGCGAAATATCGCTGTCGGCGATCTTCGCGGCGCTCGCCGTCGCGACGGCCTATATTGCGACGAAAGCCTACACCCCGGCCTACGCCTTTCATGCGGCGACGTTCTCGCTCGGCTCAGTGGCCGCGGTCGTCGCCATACTGCTGCGTTACCGCGCGCGGCCGGCGACGCTCCCGCCGCTCGTGATCGACGGACGCCCGAACTATAATTACGGGCCGATCAAGTTCACCTCGATCGCCGCGTTGTTCTGGGGGATCGCCGGCTTCATCGTCGGCCTCTATCTGGCGCTCGAACTCGCCTTTCCGGTCTTCAATCTCGATTTGCCCTGGATCAACTTCGGCCGCCTGCGGCCGCTGCACACATCCGCGGTGATCTTCGCCTTCGGCGGCAACGTGCTGCTCGCGACGTCCTTTTACGTCATGCAGCGCACGAGCCGCGCGCGCATCGCGGGCGATCTCGCGCCGTGGTTCATCGTGCTGGGCTACAACTTCTTCATCCTGATCGCCGGCACGGGTTATCTGCTCGGCATCACGCGATCGCATGAATACGCCGAGCCGGAATGGTACGCGATCCTGTGGCTCGTCGTGGTGTGGGTGACCTATCTGCTGGTCTATCTCGTCACGCTCGCGCGCCGCACCGAGCCGCATATCTATGTGGCCAACTGGTTCTACCTGTCCTTCATTGTGACGATCGCGGTTCTGGTGCTCGGCAACAACACCGAGATCCCGATCTCGATCTTCTCGCCGCACTCCGTGATCGTGTGGTCCGGCGTGCAGGACGCAATGATCCAGTGGTGGTACGGCCATAACGCGGTGGGATTCTTCCTCACCACCGGCTTCCTGGGCATCATGTATTACTTCATCCCCAAGCGCACGGGCCGGCCGATCTATTCCTACCGCCTGTCGATCGTGCACTTCTGGTCGCTGATCTTCCTCTATATCTGGGCGGGTCCGCACCACCTCCACTATACGGCGCTGCCCGACTGGGCGCAGACGCTCGGCATGGTCTTCTCGGTGATCCTGTGGATGCCGTCATGGGGCGGCATGATCAACGGCCTGATGACGCTCTCTGGCGCGTGGGACAAGCTGCGCACCGATCCCGTGCTGCGCATGCTCGTCGTGTCGGTCGCCTTTTACGGCATGTCGACCTTCGAGGGTCCGCTGATGTCGGTGAAGGCGGTGAATTCGCTGTCGCACTACACTGACTGGGGCATCGGCCACGTGCATTCGGGCTCGCTCGGCTGGGTGGCCTTCGTGTCCTTCGGCGCACTTTACTGCCTGATCCCCTGGGTGTTCAACCGCCAGCTCTATTCGCTCAAGCTCGTGAACTGGCACTTCTGGGTCGCCACGATCGGCATCGTCTTCTACATCACCTCGATGTGGGTGGCGGGCATCATGCAGGGCCTCATGTGGCGCGCGTATACGCCGCAGGGCTTCCTCGAATATTCCTTTGTGGAGACGACCGAGGCGCTGCATCCCGAATACATCATTCGCGCGATCGGCGGCGGCCTGTTCCTGATCGGCGCGCTGATCATGGTCTACAACATCTACCGCACCCTTGCCTCTCCCGCATTGGAGCCGACGTCGGACATCGCCGCGGCGCCCATGCCTGCCGAGTGA
- a CDS encoding SH3 domain-containing protein: MRRPLLAIMVILAALAAAGQAAANMLTLAEPVQLRAGPGARHRVVASAPAGATLVVLRDGEQWTKVSLDGRRGYVATATLVEAPPVAVAPADDPTCDYGYPYSGSGLFFSPPHTQFRHSGLLGFFLGYHRRYPC; encoded by the coding sequence ATGCGGCGTCCGCTGCTGGCGATCATGGTTATTCTCGCTGCGCTCGCCGCGGCGGGGCAGGCGGCTGCGAACATGCTGACCCTCGCCGAACCCGTGCAACTGCGCGCCGGGCCGGGCGCGCGTCATCGGGTGGTGGCGTCAGCGCCGGCGGGCGCGACGCTGGTGGTGCTGCGCGACGGCGAGCAATGGACGAAAGTCTCGCTCGATGGCAGGCGCGGCTATGTGGCGACGGCCACGCTCGTCGAAGCGCCGCCGGTCGCCGTCGCGCCCGCCGACGATCCCACCTGCGACTACGGCTACCCCTACTCGGGAAGCGGCCTGTTTTTCTCGCCGCCGCACACGCAGTTTCGTCACAGCGGTCTATTGGGATTCTTCCTCGGCTATCATCGCCGCTATCCCTGCTGA